GCAGCCTGCCGAGCTCCTGGTCGTTGCGGACGGCGAGCAGCAGGTGGCGCGGGATGATGCGGGTCTTCTTGTTGTCCTTGGCCGCGTTGCCGGCGAGCTCCAGGACCTGCGATCCAAAACGAAATCTGTCAGTTATCCGTCGAGCAGGAGAAGAACAGAGCAGAACAGGTGCTCGGGGACAGGAAAGATCGGCGCATACCTCAGCGGCGAGGTACTCGAGGACGGCGGCGAGGTAGACGGGGGCGCCGGAGCCGACGCGCTGGGCATAGCGGCCCTTCTTGAGGTAGCGCCCGATGCGGCCGACGGGGAACTGGAGCCCGGCCTTGACGGACCTGGTCACCGCCTTCTTCCTGTCGCCTCCCTTCCTTCCGGCCATCTTCTTGCTCCTTCTCCGGCGAGCTGGAAACTACTCGAGATGCGTGGGCGGCGGTGCGGGATCGGGATGCGCTCTGCTCTGAGTTTGTGGGTTGGGACGCCAGCGAGGGCGCGGCTTTTATTGGGAAGGTGCAGACTTCGTGGGACGGCGGCAGGGGGGAGCGATCCGCGTGACGCAGTGTGCCTGCCGTTGGATCTGTGAGAAGTGGGCGGTGGGGATTGGTTTGGGGGTGCGATCCGCGAGAGGGTCCGATCGGCCAATCAGAGCGCGGGGATTTGCATCAAGAAGGGATTTTGCTTTAATTAACACCTGGTTTTCTTTTTGTGCATCATTTAGGCATTTTCTTTCACTCTTATCTTGCATCTAATTGATTTTTTTCAGATGTAGTATTTGCTTATACATTTATGTATACCATTGTTTTGCTATTATCTAACGTTTCATTTGGATGAATGTACTAAGGCCCCAATTTGGATTTGATATTCTCCAAATTCCAATCCGGCTGTTTGGGATGCACACGAAAATAGTCGTCAAAAATAGAACAAATACATGCATGAAATTGACAACTTGTCCCTTGTTTTCCCCATCGACGGTGGCACCCAGGTAACCTCCCTTCGTCGGCCCTCCTTCTCCTTCTACTCCGGAACCTGAATACCGGATAACGCGGCTCGTTCCCCTCCTCCCATGCCCCCCATCTCCTCCTCACATGGCCTCTACGGCCTGGTCCTAGCCGTCTTTCGCCGCTTCTCCTCCAATATTAGAAGTATGAAAGGTACGTGATTTCGATGAAAGTAATTATCCTCACAATTTGTGTCCACTCAAATTGGCAACAATAGAACATATCCGACAAaatagaaagaagaagaagagctccaAGAATAACCTTAAGAACAAATCTTGGGAGGAGCGTAAGGATGGGCCTTACTATCCCAAGAATCTCCATCCTCTTTTCACTAAGGTAAAAAAATTCAATTTCACTAGCTTATTATAACAAAGTCGTGTCGAGGTTTTTGTGAAGGGTACGACCATTGGTACAAGCGTAAGTGCTCGTACCACACCATACTGTACCTCTATTAATTTTTTACCAATGCCAAGAGACTCAGTACGGGCAATGTCTTTGACGACGTGGTACAACCTATGTTACAAGCACGAGCACTCGTGCCATAGGTCGTCTTCCCCTCTGACTCCGAACCCCTAAAAATATTTCTTTTTCGCATGTGTGGAACCCAAGTTAGACCACCAGTACGAGCCCGGCCGCTCTGGCTGAAGGCCGTCTTCCGTTCTAGAAAAAAGATTGCTTTCGCCAGAACCCAATACATGCACGAATACGAGCACCAGCTCTCGACCCGACCACGTCTTTTTCTCTGGTTCCTCTATAACTTGCAAATTCTCTAGGAATTTGCCTTGTTTATTTCCTAATCTTCTTTAGTTATCCTTATCTCATGAAACACTATGGTTATGCCCTAAGGGGACCATCGACAGATTGTTGACCCAAATTGTCATTTCCAATATCAACCACATTCTCTTTAGGCGATTATGCCCTAATAAAGAGGCATTCCTTTGGTACTAATTGGAAGGATCGATGCGATCGACTAGAGGGGATGAACAAGAGACTACAAATTTTAAGCTTATCTTCTAATTTTAGGGAATTGTGGATAATGTAGGTCCTCTatatgtgcaactaggtgaacatgGCATATATGGCAAACAAGCTCAAAGAAAAATACAAGAGGCAATGCtgtaattagcaagccaacaagcatacaaaaaAGTGAAGGAATGGGAATTATTAACCACAAGTGAGTTGAGAATGCATATTTTATCCCAAAGTTTGCACACTTCTGGTAGTGTTAATCTTTGTTGGAGCAGTGCCAAAGCCAAAGCTATAGAAGACCACAACGTGGCTCACTTTATTCtaccttcgagtcacccccaatggATGAACCTCGAATCACTCGGTGTTGGTCTCGGAGGCTACCACCACACGTTTACAAACTTCTCCAGAGCACGCCATACGCAAGGAAGCTTATAGAGGAACCTCTACCACCTAGGAGCCCAAACTCCAAGAGTAAAAAGTATTGATGAAGAAATTGAGTGGGGAACACAAATCAGTTTGGTAGAAGTGTAGATTGACTCTTGCTCTCCCATATCCAAAAGTATTGGAGTCTTTGGGTAGAGGGATTGAGAGTATTAAGAAAAATGGAGGTTAGCAATGGTGGAGCAACTCTCAAGACATTAGGGTTGGGTTGGAGGAAGAAGTTGCTATTTGTACTCCTTCAACAAATCTAGTCGTTGTCCTCCTGGAgccccccgtgcacacggggtcacCCGAGGCATTCCCCATACCTCATGGGCACGGGGGGTCATAGACACCATGGACATGTGGGTTACATAGGATTCGCACTTGACCCCGTGGACATAGGATGACAGGGGTCCCATGCACACGGGGATCCAGAGAATCAACCCTAGACCATGTGGGCACGTGGTAGGATGACAAATAACACATTTATGATGAGTTTGTGGTATTTCATGGATATAGCGTAGGGAATGTTGGTGTATGAGTTTGTTGTGTTCCATCACTTTCTTTCGAGCACCTTGACCCCTCCTAATGGTGTGGTTGCCCTAGGACTAAAATAAAGCGAAACCAAAGCTTCAAGTCATCAAAAAACCATATATTTATCCTTTttgaagtgtgtgtgtgggggagggggtATACTATCTCCTTAATTATCAATCAAGGAACCAATGACGTGAGATAAGATTATAATAACCATCATTAGTTCCACTAACCATGGTGTCATCACACAAAAACACTCCCTCCATCTCAAattagttgtcttagatttgtctaggtgcacatgtatctagacacgttttagtgttaggTACATCTGCATCTAAACAAATCAAATTCAACTAATTTAGGATGGAGGTAATATCACTTAGAGATAAATGCACTTTAAACATTAATTCCCAAAATGCACGACCCTAAAGGCATCGATGATTATATGTAGGTCTCGTTGGTCATCATGCCCATGAAATTTGTCATTGAACTCTTGGCCAACATAGTACAAAAAAATTTATTCGTGTGATGCATTAGAACTAACATGGTCTTATGAAGGGAAAACAATCCAAGATTGCCTATGCTGGGATTTTGAATATCTACACCTTTGTCAATTATCCAGAAACCAATTTTCATACTACAGTTGGATTTTGAAATGGCATTTGATAAAGTTAAGTACAAGTGTATATTGTCTATGTTGAATGAAAAAGTTTTTGGCCCTAAATGGCTTGGATGGGTTGAAATCCTACCGCCTAGGAGTacccaacctccaagagtaacaagaacgatggggaaaagctcaagacttgctcaaatcatgaattcctttggtcaagagagggggagggagtgaatctatcacttgattggacaaATTCTCAAGAACTCTCTTGAATCCCTCCggaatctaggatttggtgtatGAGGTTGCGGGAGAGAATGACATGTGTTCTAGGGTtagttcaaagtgaatggtcaaccttctCTCAGAGTGGAAGAATGCTATATATAGTGGTGGTGTAAATATGGTTGTTGAAGTGTAAGTGGTTGTGACGGGGCGAACATCCAACCATTTGAAATATCCACAAGATGCGCACAATATAGAGGAGAAATGCAGAGTTCCCAGACATCTGTCATGGTGCTGAACATTTGACGTTTGCATCGCGTAAACCTGCTTCGGTACTAGATAGATCAAGCCGGGTATCCGAGGAAGCCCTGGATGTCCGACCACTCAGGAACACCCAGACAACCGGCCTGGTAACGGACATCCGGCGAGCTCACCATTAAAACCTGCACACGTGCACACGTGCTGGGCAGGAGGAGTCGAATATCCGAGAGATACCCGGGCATCCGGCCAcaggaccggacatccggccaacagAGATAGCAAGCACTTAaggtgttgatgaagatagcccagaTATCCAGCTAGAGCCCGGGCATCCGGCATACCGATGTGTAATGCGAGCACCTAAGACTTACAAGAAGAGCTCCGTGAGATGTAAAGCTTGTGAACAAGAATGTAGAGTAGGATTGGTTAACAAGTTTAGAAAGAAGGAATTTGAGACCAAAATGACTTGAGCAAATATTTTACTAACactatcgatcccctcttaatagagCGGGGTCCCTATACTCAAGAAACATAAAACGAACTCATAAGCCTTTTGCTCTTTCTTCTTGAGCCATAGCTTTTCATTCGTCTATGATCCACACACACAACATAGTCGGGGACGGACACATGAGATttacttactccctccgtccaggtgcataagtcatcttaggttgtgcaccacgACCAAGCGGAAGAAttacgagagaacttaatgtttatttgctaattaatagcattgcatgcaatgaactgaccacttcatgtcgtgtttggtagtctctgaaggaaatatgccctagcggcaataataaagttattatttatttccttatttcatgataaatgtttattattcatgctagaattgtattaaccggaaacttggtacatgtgtgaatacatagacaaaatatatagtccctagtatgcctctactgcactagctcgttaatcaaagatggttatgtttcctaaccatagacatgtgttgtcatttgatgaacgggatcacatcattaggagaatgatgtgatggacatgacccatccgttagcttagcattatgatcgttatagtttcattgctactgctctcttcatgacttatacatgttcctcagactatgagattatgcaactcccgaataccggaggaacactttgtgtgctaccaaatgtcacaacgtaaaagggtaaTTATAAatgtgctccacaggtgtctctgaaggtgtttgttgggttggcatagatcaagattaggatttgtcactgcgtgTTTCGGGGaggtctctgggccctctcggtaatgctcatcactataagccttgcaagcaatgtgactaatgagttagttgcgggatgaagtattacgaaacgagtaaagagactttcccgtaacgagattgaactaggtatgatgataccgacgaccaaatctcagacaagtaacataccgatgacaaagggaacaacgtatgttgttatgcgatttgaccgataaagatcttcgtagaatatgtaggaaccaatatgagcatctaggttccgctattggttattgaccggaagtgagtctcggccatgtctacatagttctcgaacccgtagggtccacacgcttaacgttcgatgaccattggtattatgagtttatgtgttttaatgtaccgaaggtagttcggagtcccggatgtgatcacggacatgacgaggagtctcgaaatggttgagacatgaagatcaatatattggaaggttatgtttggacatcggaatagttttggatgagtttgggcatttactggagtaccgggaggttaccggacccccccccgggggggggggggtcaatgggCATTCATGGGCCTTAGTAgaaaatagagggcagcaagggagctgtggggcgtgccccctaggcccaaactgaattggtttagggcttggggggcggccccctctttccttctcccctcctcctctttccttcccctcctagttggactaggaaagggggaacctactcctagtaggagtaggattccccccttggggagcaccctatgaggccgccgaccccctccccttgctcctttatatatgggggccgggggcaccctagaacacacaagttgacaattgttttagccgtgtgcgatgccccccctCCATAGatatccacctcagtcatatcgtcgtagtgcttaggcgaagccctgcgccggtaacttcatcatcaccgtcaccacgccgtcgtgctgacgaaactctccctcgacctcagctggatctagagttcgttgaatgtcaccgagatgaacgtgtgcaaatcgcggaagtgtcgtaccttcggtgctaggatcggtcggatcgtgaagacgtactactacatcaaccgcgttgtcataatgcttccgctttcggtctatgagggtacgtccctctcgttgctatgcatcacctatggatagatcttgcgtgatcgtaggctttttttttgaaattactgcattccccaacagtctcaagtcattgaaagcatacaTGCGCCACATCTCTTATTGGGTGATTCCTTTATGTAtgtcaaaaaacaagaaacaaggtgAGAGTTAATGCATTGTACCTAACTGTTTTggtattatttggttttcgtaagctgacttatacacct
Above is a window of Triticum aestivum cultivar Chinese Spring chromosome 6B, IWGSC CS RefSeq v2.1, whole genome shotgun sequence DNA encoding:
- the LOC732714 gene encoding histone H2A.1 isoform X3, whose amino-acid sequence is MAGRKGGDRKKAVTRSVKAGLQFPVGRIGRYLKKGRYAQRVGSGAPVYLAAVLEYLAAEVLELAGNAAKDNKKTRIIPRHLLLAVRNDQELGRLLAGVTIAHGGVIPNINSVLLPKKSPAAAEKEAKSPKKKTSTKSPKKKVAAKE